In Dioscorea cayenensis subsp. rotundata cultivar TDr96_F1 chromosome 9, TDr96_F1_v2_PseudoChromosome.rev07_lg8_w22 25.fasta, whole genome shotgun sequence, a genomic segment contains:
- the LOC120268349 gene encoding pentatricopeptide repeat-containing protein At3g46790, chloroplastic isoform X1: MLFYAFKTLSPASSPKPSSLLFSDLMLPVLSPMPSSHLHLLSPSSPKPLFRSFSSLRTPSQTPTSVNNYNHLIQMLCKRGNLKQALDLLPHEPSPTQRTYEALILACVQRNSPGSAAVVHRHLSDDGFDQDPFISTKLVGMYSHFNALDDARNVFDKTSQKTIFLWNALLRALAVGDEGEEALLLFRDMVLVGIELDSCSYSFALKACVALRSCEVSAFERVREIHGHALRHGFNSRVHVATTLVDCYAKLGCVSYARRLFDRMLARNVVSWSAMIACYAKSNNPFDALKLFEEMMVLEPDIVPNSVTMVSVLQACAGLAALGQGKIVHAYVLRRRLDSILSVVNALITMYVKCGTLVSARRVFDGMNGRRDVVSWNSMISGYGIHGFGTEAIQLYQEMLHDGIAPSTLTFLSILGACSHVKFVQQGKTLFESMIKEHGITPRAEHYACMVDLLGRAGQLDEAIKIIEEMRIEPGPTVWGSLLGACRIHGHVELAERACSHLFELEPMNAGNYVLLADIYAGAKMWEEMINVKKLVETRGLQKVPGCSWIEVNRKMYSFVSVDFMDTHTEELHALLVQIVREMKGKGYIPNTDVVLYDLDQDEKEQILLGHSEKLAVAFGLINCRRGEVIRITKNLRLCEDCHSVTKFISKFARREIIVRDVNRFHHFRDGFCSCSDYW, from the coding sequence ATGCTTTTCTATGCTTTCAAAACCCTTTCTCCAGcttcctctccaaaaccctctTCCCTTCTCTTCTCCGATCTCATGCTCCCCGTCCTCTCTCCAATGCCTTCTTCTCACCTCCATCTCCTCTCCCCCTCCTCCCCCAAACCCCTCTTCCGCTCCTTCTCCTCACTCAGAACTCCATCTCAGACCCCCACCTCCGTTAACAACTACAACCATCTCATCCAGATGCTTTGCAAGCGCGGAAACCTTAAACAAGCTCTCGATCTCCTCCCTCATGAGCCCAGCCCCACCCAGAGGACCTACGAGGCTCTTATCCTTGCTTGTGTCCAGAGGAACTCCCCAGGCTCTGCTGCTGTTGTCCATCGCCACCTCTCCGATGATGGTTTTGATCAGGATCCCTTCATCTCCACCAAACTCGTTGGTATGTACTCCCATTTCAATGCCCTTGATGATGCCCGGAATGTGTTTGATAAAACGTCTCAAAagactatttttttatggaatgctCTTTTGAGAGCTCTTGCTGTTGGCGATGAAGGTGAAGAAGCTCTGCTGCTTTTTCGGGATATGGTTCTTGTTGGGATTGAGCTTGATAGCTGTAGTTACTCTTTTGCACTTAAGGCTTGTGTTGCTTTGAGATCTTGCGAGGTTTCGGCCTTTGAAAGGGTGAGGGAAATTCATGGGCATGCTTTACGGCATGGGTTCAATTCTCGGGTTCATGTTGCGACCACACTTGTTGATTGCTATGCGAAGCTTGGATGTGTTTCTTATGCTAGGAGGTTGTTTGATAGAATGCTTGCCAGGAATGTGGTTTCTTGGAGTGCCATGATCGCTTGTTATGCGAAGAGTAACAACCCCTTTGATGCATTGAAGCTTTTTGAAGAGATGATGGTGTTGGAGCCTGACATTGTGCCTAATTCAGTTACTATGGTGAGTGTCCTCCAAGCTTGTGCTGGTTTGGCTGCATTGGGGCAGGGGAAGATTGTGCATGCGTATGTTCTTCGACGAAGACTTGACTCCATTTTATCCGTAGTTAATGCTCTGATCACAATGTATGTCAAATGCGGTACTCTTGTGAGCGCACGGCGAGTGTTTGATGGGATGAATGGCCGGAGGGATGTTGTGTCATGGAATTCTATGATATCTGGTTACGGGATTCATGGTTTTGGCACAGAAGCGATTCAGCTTTATCAGGAAATGCTTCATGATGGAATTGCACCTAGTACTTTAACATTTTTGAGCATCTTGGGTGCTTGCAGCCATGTCAAGTTTGTGCAACAAGGAAAAACATTGTTTGAGTCGATGATCAAGGAACACGGTATCACTCCTCGTGCAGAACACTATGCGTGTATGGTAGACCTCCTCGGTCGTGCTGGCCAATTGGATGAAGCAATTAAGATTATAGAAGAAATGCGAATTGAACCAGGTCCCACCGTGTGGGGTTCCCTCCTTGGAGCATGTAGGATTCATGGTCATGTTGAGCTCGCTGAGAGAGCATGTTCTCATCTCTTTGAACTTGAACCAATGAACGCTGGTAATTATGTTCTACTAGCAGATATATATGCAGGAGCAAAGATGTGGGAAGAAATGATCAATGTAAAGAAACTTGTAGAAACAAGAGGTCTGCAGAAAGTTCCGGGATGCAGTTGGATTGAGGTGAATAGAAAGATGTATTCATTTGTATCTGTTGATTTTATGGACACGCACACAGAAGAGCTTCATGCTTTGTTAGTTCAGATAGTCAGAGAAATGAAAGGTAAAGGTTATATTCCCAACACTGATGTTGTTCTTTATGATCTTGATCAAGATGAGAAGGAGCAGATCTTGTTGGGTCACAGTGAGAAATTAGCAGTTGCCTTTGGTCTAATCAATTGTCGCCGTGGAGAAGTCATTCGGATCACCAAGAACCTTAGGCTTTGCGAGGACTGCCATTCGGTCACGAAATTCATATCAAAGTTTGCCAGAAGGGAGATAATTGTTAGGGATGTGAATAGATTCCATCATTTCAGGGATGGATTTTGTTCATGTTCAGATTATTGGTAA
- the LOC120268349 gene encoding pentatricopeptide repeat-containing protein At3g46790, chloroplastic isoform X2: MLFYAFKTLSPASSPKPSSLLFSDLMLPVLSPMPSSHLHLLSPSSPKPLFRSFSSLRTPSQTPTSVNNYNHLIQMLCKRGNLKQALDLLPHEPSPTQRTYEALILACVQRNSPGSAAVVHRHLSDDGFDQDPFISTKLVGEEALLLFRDMVLVGIELDSCSYSFALKACVALRSCEVSAFERVREIHGHALRHGFNSRVHVATTLVDCYAKLGCVSYARRLFDRMLARNVVSWSAMIACYAKSNNPFDALKLFEEMMVLEPDIVPNSVTMVSVLQACAGLAALGQGKIVHAYVLRRRLDSILSVVNALITMYVKCGTLVSARRVFDGMNGRRDVVSWNSMISGYGIHGFGTEAIQLYQEMLHDGIAPSTLTFLSILGACSHVKFVQQGKTLFESMIKEHGITPRAEHYACMVDLLGRAGQLDEAIKIIEEMRIEPGPTVWGSLLGACRIHGHVELAERACSHLFELEPMNAGNYVLLADIYAGAKMWEEMINVKKLVETRGLQKVPGCSWIEVNRKMYSFVSVDFMDTHTEELHALLVQIVREMKGKGYIPNTDVVLYDLDQDEKEQILLGHSEKLAVAFGLINCRRGEVIRITKNLRLCEDCHSVTKFISKFARREIIVRDVNRFHHFRDGFCSCSDYW; encoded by the exons ATGCTTTTCTATGCTTTCAAAACCCTTTCTCCAGcttcctctccaaaaccctctTCCCTTCTCTTCTCCGATCTCATGCTCCCCGTCCTCTCTCCAATGCCTTCTTCTCACCTCCATCTCCTCTCCCCCTCCTCCCCCAAACCCCTCTTCCGCTCCTTCTCCTCACTCAGAACTCCATCTCAGACCCCCACCTCCGTTAACAACTACAACCATCTCATCCAGATGCTTTGCAAGCGCGGAAACCTTAAACAAGCTCTCGATCTCCTCCCTCATGAGCCCAGCCCCACCCAGAGGACCTACGAGGCTCTTATCCTTGCTTGTGTCCAGAGGAACTCCCCAGGCTCTGCTGCTGTTGTCCATCGCCACCTCTCCGATGATGGTTTTGATCAGGATCCCTTCATCTCCACCAAACTCGTTG GTGAAGAAGCTCTGCTGCTTTTTCGGGATATGGTTCTTGTTGGGATTGAGCTTGATAGCTGTAGTTACTCTTTTGCACTTAAGGCTTGTGTTGCTTTGAGATCTTGCGAGGTTTCGGCCTTTGAAAGGGTGAGGGAAATTCATGGGCATGCTTTACGGCATGGGTTCAATTCTCGGGTTCATGTTGCGACCACACTTGTTGATTGCTATGCGAAGCTTGGATGTGTTTCTTATGCTAGGAGGTTGTTTGATAGAATGCTTGCCAGGAATGTGGTTTCTTGGAGTGCCATGATCGCTTGTTATGCGAAGAGTAACAACCCCTTTGATGCATTGAAGCTTTTTGAAGAGATGATGGTGTTGGAGCCTGACATTGTGCCTAATTCAGTTACTATGGTGAGTGTCCTCCAAGCTTGTGCTGGTTTGGCTGCATTGGGGCAGGGGAAGATTGTGCATGCGTATGTTCTTCGACGAAGACTTGACTCCATTTTATCCGTAGTTAATGCTCTGATCACAATGTATGTCAAATGCGGTACTCTTGTGAGCGCACGGCGAGTGTTTGATGGGATGAATGGCCGGAGGGATGTTGTGTCATGGAATTCTATGATATCTGGTTACGGGATTCATGGTTTTGGCACAGAAGCGATTCAGCTTTATCAGGAAATGCTTCATGATGGAATTGCACCTAGTACTTTAACATTTTTGAGCATCTTGGGTGCTTGCAGCCATGTCAAGTTTGTGCAACAAGGAAAAACATTGTTTGAGTCGATGATCAAGGAACACGGTATCACTCCTCGTGCAGAACACTATGCGTGTATGGTAGACCTCCTCGGTCGTGCTGGCCAATTGGATGAAGCAATTAAGATTATAGAAGAAATGCGAATTGAACCAGGTCCCACCGTGTGGGGTTCCCTCCTTGGAGCATGTAGGATTCATGGTCATGTTGAGCTCGCTGAGAGAGCATGTTCTCATCTCTTTGAACTTGAACCAATGAACGCTGGTAATTATGTTCTACTAGCAGATATATATGCAGGAGCAAAGATGTGGGAAGAAATGATCAATGTAAAGAAACTTGTAGAAACAAGAGGTCTGCAGAAAGTTCCGGGATGCAGTTGGATTGAGGTGAATAGAAAGATGTATTCATTTGTATCTGTTGATTTTATGGACACGCACACAGAAGAGCTTCATGCTTTGTTAGTTCAGATAGTCAGAGAAATGAAAGGTAAAGGTTATATTCCCAACACTGATGTTGTTCTTTATGATCTTGATCAAGATGAGAAGGAGCAGATCTTGTTGGGTCACAGTGAGAAATTAGCAGTTGCCTTTGGTCTAATCAATTGTCGCCGTGGAGAAGTCATTCGGATCACCAAGAACCTTAGGCTTTGCGAGGACTGCCATTCGGTCACGAAATTCATATCAAAGTTTGCCAGAAGGGAGATAATTGTTAGGGATGTGAATAGATTCCATCATTTCAGGGATGGATTTTGTTCATGTTCAGATTATTGGTAA
- the LOC120268916 gene encoding putative receptor protein kinase ZmPK1 produces the protein MEVLLQFIFILLFFSSFVTETSASAKLQGLQSLFPRDSLSVENEDDILVSPNGTFSAGFYKVGTNAYCFSIWFTNSANRTVTWMANRDKPVQGEQSNLIFQKNGNLVLTDAYGTIIWETNTFNQDPVSVQLQETGNLVLLNQTGGIIWGSFDSPTDTLLPHQTLRKANILVSARGPNNYSSGYYNFHFNDNNILSLIYNGPEISSVYWPNPDVSVFTYGRTPYDSSRNATLDELGYFMSTDNLNFKATDYGLGPKRRLTLNYDGMLRLYSLNESNGLWKITWLANINACDVRGLCGQNGICVYGPKASCMCPPGFRRTDPSDWSKGCSPEFNPNCNNSEFVQLSHTDYYGYDLQNTGPGKSFGSCKNACLADCNCKGFAYQYTGQGNCYLKSILFNGYQMPNYPSVMYIRVPSQIATTARDDVKLNIPALNCSQRNVVIIQQPTENNDKHSYFKYLIGFVVSIGIVELICINFGWWFIKRIHRMREVVDMGYVALAVGFKRFTYDELKKATKNFKEEIGKGSFGAVYKGVLDDGRVVAVKRLERISQGEAEFWAEVSIIGRINHMNLVRMWGFCAEDKHRILVYEYMKNGSFDKFLFSNSSESLVWTKRFDIALGTAKGLSYLHEECLEWILHCDIKPQNILLDDQLQPKVADFGLSKLAGMKGINSHFSKVRGTRGYLAPEWIMNQEITSKADVYSYGIVLLELVSGRSVLGCQDPLVQWIEEKIKQDEGIEGVADPRLNGDYNHKQLKKLIEVALLCVRGDKKERPDMSHVVSILLRDD, from the coding sequence ATGGAAGTTCTCCTCCAATTCATTTTTATTCTGCTATTCTTCAGTTCATTTGTGACTGAAACTTCAGCTTCAGCAAAGTTGCAAGGATTGCAAAGCTTGTTCCCGAGAGACTCGCTTTCCGTCGAGAATGAGGATGATATCTTGGTCTCTCCCAATGGAACATTCTCCGCCGGATTCTACAAGGTAGGTACCAACGCCTACTGTTTTTCAATCTGGTTTACCAACTCAGCTAATAGAACAGTAACTTGGATGGCTAACCGAGATAAACCTGTACAAGGCGAACAATCGAATTTAATCTTTCAGAAAAATGGAAACTTGGTATTAACCGATGCGTATGGCACTATTATATGGGAGACAAATACATTCAATCAAGATCCTGTTAGTGTCCAGCTTCAAGAAACAGGCAATCTAGTGCTATTAAATCAGACAGGAGGTATCATATGGGGGAGTTTCGACTCCCCTACTGATACTTTGCTTCCACATCAAACTCTCAGGAAGGCCAACATTTTAGTATCTGCTAGAGGCCCCAATAACTATTCATCAGGATACTATAATTTCCATTTCAATGATAACAACATACTAAGCCTTATCTACAATGGCCCTGAAATATCAAGTGTGTATTGGCCAAATCCAGATGTATCAGTATTTACCTATGGCAGAACACCTTATGATAGCAGCAGAAATGCAACACTAGATGAACTGGGGTATTTCATGTCGACTGATAACCTCAACTTTAAAGCAACAGATTATGGTCTGGGTCCGAAGAGACGATTGACACTCAACTATGATGGGATGCTGAGATTGTACAGTCTAAATGAGTCAAATGGGTTATGGAAGATCACATGGTTAGCTAATATAAATGCATGCGATGTTCGTGGCCTTTGTGGACAAAATGGTATTTGTGTATATGGACCGAAGGCTTCTTGTATGTGCCCTCCAGGATTCAGAAGGACGGATCCGTCAGATTGGTCCAAAGGATGCTCACCAGAATTCAATCCAAACTGTAATAACTCAGAATTTGTGCAGTTATCTCATACAGATTACTATGGTTATGACTTGCAAAACACTGGGCCAGGCAAGTCCTTCGGATCATGCAAAAATGCCTGCTTAGCTGACTGCAACTGTAAAGGTTTCGCTTACCAGTACACTGGGCAGGGGAATTGCTACCTCAAAAGCATTCTATTTAATGGGTACCAGATGCCAAATTACCCCAGTGTCATGTACATAAGAGTTCCAAGCCAAATTGCTACAACCGCAAGAGATGATGTGAAGTTAAACATACCAGCTCTGAATTGCTCACAAAGGAATGTTGTTATCATCCAGCAACCCACAGAGAATAATGATAAGCATTCCTATTTCAAGTACCTTATTGGATTTGTGGTATCCATAGGCATTGTGGAGCTAATTTGCATCAATTTTGGATGGTGGTTTATCAAGCGGATCCATAGGATGAGAGAGGTGGTGGATATGGGCTACGTTGCATTAGCTGTGGGTTTCAAGCGTTTCACATATGACGAGCTAAAGAAGGCAactaaaaatttcaaagaagaaATTGGGAAGGGGAGTTTTGGAGCAGTTTATAAAGGGGTATTAGATGATGGTAGAGTTGTAGCAGTAAAGAGGCTGGAAAGAATTAGCCAAGGAGAAGCTGAGTTTTGGGCAGAGGTGAGCATCATAGGGAGAATCAATCACATGAACTTGGTCAGGATGTGGGGGTTTTGCGCTGAAGATAAACACAGGATACTAGTCTACGAATATATGAAGAATGGCTCCTTTGATAAGTTTCTGTTCTCAAATTCATCTGAGTCCTTGGTCTGGACCAAGAGATTTGATATTGCACTAGGGACAGCCAAGGGTTTGTCCTATTTGCATGAAGAGTGCCTGGAATGGATCCTTCATTGCGACATAAAGCCTCAGAACATACTCTTGGATGACCAACTCCAACCCAAGGTGGCAGATTTTGGCTTGTCAAAGCTCGCAGGGATGAAAGGAATAAACTCACACTTCTCTAAAGTTCGAGGTACTCGAGGATATCTAGCTCCAGAGTGGATAATGAATCAAGAAATCACTTCCAAGGCAGATGTATATAGCTATGGGATTGTGCTATTGGAACTGGTTAGCGGGCGGAGCGTTTTAGGCTGTCAAGACCCTTTGGTGCAATGGATAGAGGAAAAGATCAAACAAGATGAAGGCATTGAAGGTGTGGCTGATCCTAGATTGAATGGTGACTATAATCATAAACAGCTCAAGAAATTAATTGAAGTTGCTTTATTATGTGTTAGAGGTGACAAAAAAGAAAGGCCAGACATGAGTCATGTTGTATCCATTCTTCTCAGAGATGATTAG
- the LOC120269019 gene encoding protein NEDD1, whose protein sequence is MSFVNPSGALLAASGGDTVKLFDVTVDLGDPCVLSYSPSPGSHVNSIKWNHTNLVVASAGEDKKISLWHKNGQSLGTIPMPGNDASDDIQESILSVSFSNKGSRYICSGGTSHMIRIWDLQRKRCIKWLTGHSDTITGVMYNCKDEHLASISMKGDLIIHNLASGGRAAEFKDPNGQVLRVLDYSRLSRHILVTAGDDGSIHLWETTGRSPKVSWLKQHSAPTTGVCFSPSSDKIIASAGLDKKLYIFDSGTRRPTFFAPYETPFSSLAYSDDGNILAAGTNSGNVVFYDVRGKPQPFTLLRAYNNSEAVTSLSWQRSKPVVVNEKNLTFEGALLGGISEDSVLMPDPLPSVAASNVPLETALHSSYSLPTTFSGSSLETPLRNRLFPGGSLSKLQAPRTNYSIKDDMDVFSPLADVQPITPSIGSQFDDHDEARKDSATVNKRSALYAASVRRYVEGNMDPHPISDWTSNLTSRQEDSSNAPSMSATPTASLKSDSSLSLTPPEAWGGNALVDKLAHRRQLAPAVSRILPSLSLAPSGSIYSGIQESSSFSSHSLKNPSSNPSTSSMTLPSIATLKNEALSESSSVYNPSSASTSFAAKTIVSSANIELPGLVPPTHQRRYSTYAERMAVTSSLADVSSSTISSPKSKKTGDETREDLLGSRFARQDLPSMTVMGILPVTNGVSSQPHPGQVDQQQGTSSFSLQLVQRTLEETLGSVQKSIHEDVRNLHIELLRQFHMQEMEMHNLLAPVLEKLEDLSKEVQLLRRENQQLRQLL, encoded by the exons ATGAGCTTCGTGAACCCTAGTGGAGCGTTGTTGGCGGCGAGCGGTGGAGACACCGTGAAGCTCTTCGATGTTACCGTAGACCTCGGCGATCCCTGCGTTCTCAGCTACTCCCCTTCCCCCGGATCCCATGTCAATTCGATCAAATGGAACCACACTA ACCTGGTGGTTGCTAGTGCGGGAGAAGATAAAAAGATCTCATTGTGGCATAAAAATGGTCAATCTTTGGGGACAATACCAATGCCTGGGAATGATGCAAGTGATGACATACAG GAATCTATACTTTCTGTTAGCTTCAGCAATAAAGGTTCAAGGTATATTTGCTCTGGTGGAACCAGTCATATGATCAGAATATGGGATTTGCAAAGGAAGCGATGCATCAAATGGTTGACTGGTCATAGTGATACAATTACTGGGGTCATGTACAATTGTAAAGATGAGCATTTAGCCTCTATTAGTATGAAGGGGGATCTTATTATCCATAATCTTGCTTCTGGTGGGCGAGCTGCTGAATTCAAGGACCCAAATGGGCAG GTTTTGAGAGTGCTGGATTATTCACGGCTTAGTAGGCATATTTTGGTGACAGCGGGTGATGATGGATCAATACATTTGTGGGAGACAACTGGCCGTAGTCCTAAG GTTTCTTGGCTAAAACAACATTCTGCACCAACGACTGGAGTTTGTTTCTCACCATCAAGCGACAAG ATAATTGCAAGTGCTGGTCtggataaaaaattatatatatttgattctGGTACAAGAAGACCCACGTTTTTTGCTCCTTATGAGACACCGTTCTCTTCACTGGCATATAGTGATGATGGTAACATACTAGCTGCTGGGACAAACAGCGGAAATGTGGTATTCTATGATGTTCGGGGAAAACCTCAACCTTTCACATTGCTTCGGGCCTATAATAATTCTGAG GCGGTTACAAGTTTATCCTGGCAAAGATCAAAACCTGTTGTTGTAAATGAGAAAAATCTTACCTTCGAAGGTGCTCTGCTAGGAGGTATCAGTGAAGATTCTGTCCTTATGCCAGATCCTTTACCTTCAGTGGCAGCATCAAATGTTCCTTTAGAGACGGCACTGCATTCATCCTATTCTCTACCTACTACTTTCAGTGGTTCATCCCTGGAAACTCCTCTTAGGAATCGCTTGTTCCCAGGTGGATCTTTATCAAAGTTACAAGCTCCTCGCACCAACTATAGCATCAAGGATGATATGGATGTCTTTTCTCCACTCGCTGATGTTCAACCAATCACCCCTTCCATTGGGAGTCAGTTTGATGACCATGATGAAGCAAGAAAGGATAGTGCAACAGTCAATAAAAGGTCTGCACTCTATGCCGCCTCTGTCAGGAGATATGTTGAAGGCAATATGGATCCACATCCAATTTCAGATTGGACGTCAAATTTAACATCTCGACAG GAAGACTCGTCGAATGCTCCATCAATGTCTGCTACACCTACTGCATCTCTGAAGAGTGATTCATCACTCTCCCTAACCCCTCCGGAGGCTTGGGGAGGAAATGCTTTGGTTGACAAGTTAGCCCATCGCCGTCAGCTAGCCCCTGCGGTTTCACGCATCCTGCCTTCACTCTCACTAGCACCATCTGGATCTATATATTCAGGCATACAAGAGTCATCTTCTTTTTCCAGTCACTCTCTTAAGAACCCTTCATCAAATCCTAGCACCAGTTCCATGACACTACCAAGTATAGCAACCCTGAAAAATGAAGCACTTTCAGAATCTTCGTCTGTTTACAATCCTAGTTCTGCTTCCACTTCCTTTGCGGCCAAAACAATTGTGTCATCTGCCAATATTGAGTTGCCAGGGTTAGTGCCACCGACTCATCAAAGGAGATATTCCACTTATGCTGAGAGGATGGCTGTCACTTCCTCTCTCGCTGATGTATCATCCTCAACAATAAGTTCtccaaaatcaaagaaaacaggAGATGAAACTAGAGAAGACCTTTTAGGCAGCCGATTTGCTAGACAAGACCTTCCATCAATGACAGTGATGGGGATTCTTCCAGTTACCAAT GGGGTTTCATCTCAGCCTCATCCTGGTCAGGTTGATCAACAGCAGGGAACTTCATCATTTTCGCTTCAGTTAGTTCAACGCACACTCGAAGAGACTTTAGGATCTGTGCAAAAGTCAATACATGAAGACGTGAGGAATCTTCATATCGAGTTGCTAAGGCAGTTCCACATGCAGGAG ATGGAAATGCACAACTTGCTTGCGCCGGTTTTAGAAAAACTGGAGGATTTGTCAAAGGAAGTGCAGTTGCTACGGAGAGAAAACCAGCAACTTCGGCAATTACTTTAG
- the LOC120268993 gene encoding serine/threonine-protein kinase ATG1c-like: MAQLMVSSGMRDARIVGDYILSRRIGSGSFSVVWYARHRVRGTEVAVKEIVMERLSKKLQDSLLSEIDILKRIDHPNVISLHDIIKASGRIYLVLEYCRGGDLSMYIQRRGRVPEDVARHFMQQLAAGLMVLRENNLIHRDLKPQNLLLSTNDESSILKIADFGFARSLQPRGLAETLCGSPLYMAPEIMQLQKYDAKADLWSVGAILFQLVTGKTPFTGNNQIELLKNIIKSNELWFPSNINLSCDCIDLCQKLLRRNPVERLTFEEFFVHPFLSKGQPDELLSQASPITRDSCTLVESSPARHSEGSSQEDCLPFILDDDSSGHDVSPSVVMKNASRRSTYGFSVDNKLDESPVCSPSPVCSPSRNMDNPSRYSNAIRRSETTSSRNDSYRYLDGSVKGDQILSNQKLNQIPPEDPSVVDSLEFVDQEYVLVSGPPLELPSLSTSASRPCNLPCKLGSSPGAFKTRALSAPMPIIGAVTSNSRPIGSLGSHGSPASGTSQGSMDVCDAMEQPSTDCMTRIRSLQKCASVITDLVNQKIEDGSRLENQNRAYSCRLEAFSVQLVLLAIWKQALHICHAQAASAMEGSPSQEVGQRVSYNKNASNSQGIGSIYQPWLDSVCQQIEKEFLLEVDHAENLAQDLGQVDETTEMPDAIEIIFRSALDLGKHGAVNEMMDHVERAEAQYSQAVQLLYFLLVEAPSLILNPPFSLTNSDRYRIRTYIDILNNRQGQSRSQRVALLKCEDQ; this comes from the exons ATGGCTCAATTGATGGTCAGCAGCGGCATGAGAGACGCGCGCATCGTCGGAGACTACATCCTCAGTCGCCGGATCGGGTCGGGATCCTTCTCCGTTGTCTGGTATGCTCGGCATCGTGTTCGTGGCACCGAGGTCGCCGTGAAGGAGATCGTCATGGAGAGACTTAGCAAGAAGCTTCAGGATAGTCTTCTCTCTGAGATCGACATCCTTAAGCGCATCGATCATCCTAATGTCATCTCTCTCCATGATATCATCAAG GCTTCTGGGAGGATTTACCTCGTGTTGGAGTACTGTAGGGGTGGGGATCTATCGATGTATATACAGCGTCGTGGAAGAGTGCCTGAGGATGTTGCGAGGCATTTCATGCAACAGTTAG CTGCTGGCTTAATGGTGCTCCGGGAGAACAATTTGATTCATCGAGACCTAAAGCCTCAG AACTTACTCCTTTCAACAAATGATGAGAGTTCTATATTAAAAATTGCAGACTTTGGCTTTGCAAG GTCTTTACAGCCCCGTGGCCTGGCTGAAACCCTGTGTGGTTCCCCTCTTTATATGGCTCCAGAAATAATGCAGCTTCAGAAGTATGATGCGAAG GCAGATCTTTGGAGTGTTGGCGCCATCTTATTTCAACTTGTAACAGGCAAAACACCATTTACTGGAAATAATCAAATAGAG TTGctgaaaaatatcatcaaatcaAATGAACTATGGTTCCCTTCCAATATCAATTTGAGCTGTGATTGCATTGACTTGTGCCAGAAGTTACTACGTCGTAATCCCG TTGAGCGTTTAACATTTGAGGAGTTCTTTGTCCACCCATTTCTTTCTAAAGGCCAACCAGATGAATTATTAAG CCAGGCATCACCAATTACAAGGGATAGCTGCACTTTGGTTGAATCTAGTCCTGCAAGGCACTCTGAAGGGAGTTCTCAAGAAGATTGCCTTCCTTTCATCCTAGATGATGACTCCAGTGGACATGATGTGAGCCCATCTGTTGTCATGAAAAATGCCTCAAGAAGATCCACATATGGGTTCTCTGTTGACAATAAGCTAGATGAAAGTCCTGTTTGCTCCCCCTCTCCTGTTTGCTCCCCCTCAAGAAACATGGATAATCCCTCCAGATATAGTAATGCCATCCGAAGATCAGAAACTACCAGTTCCAGGAATGATTCATATCGATACCTTGATGGAAGTGTCAAGGGAGATCAGATATTGTCAAACCAGAAACTCAATCAGATTCCTCCTGAAG ATCCTAGCGTTGTAGATTCATTGGAATTTGTTGACCAGGAATATGTCCTTGTCTCGGGGCCTCCACTTGAGCTGCCATCATTGTCAACAAGTGCATCACGGCCATGCAATTTACCATGCAAATTGGGAAGTTCACCTGGTGCATTCAAGACTAGGGCATTAAGTGCACCAATGCCTATAATTGGTGCAGTAACATCTAACAGCCGTCCTATTGGAAGTCTGGGAAGTCACGGTTCCCCAGCATCTGGGACTTCACAAGGATCCATGGATGTCTGTGATGCCATGGAGCAGCCATCAACTGACTGCATGACAAGGATTCGATCATTGCAGAAGTGTGCATCTGTCATAACTGATTTGGTGAATCAGAAG ATTGAAGATGGCAGTCGATTGGAGAATCAAAATCGTGCATATAGCTGTAGACTGGAGGCCTTTTCAGTTCAACTAGTTCTTCTTGCAATTTGGAAGCAGGCTCTACATATTTGCCATGCTCAGGCGGCCTCAGCTATGGAAGGAAGTCCGTCTCAAGAGGTTGGACAAAGGGTATCATACAACAAGAATGCTTCTAATTCACAGGGTATTGGCAGCATTTACCAGCCATGGCTAGATTCTGTTTGTcaacaaattgaaaaagaattCCTTCTTGAGGTTGACCATGCTGAAAATCTTGCCCAGGATCTTGGGCAAGTTGATG AAACTACTGAAATGCCAGATGCCATTGAGATAATATTCAGATCTGCTCTTGACCTTGGCAAACATGGCGCG GTCAACGAGATGATGGATCATGTGGAGAGAGCAGAAGCACAGTATTCCCAGGCAGTACAATtgctgtattttcttttggttgaAGCACCATCTCTCATACTAAATCCACCATTTTCCCTCACCAACTCTGATCGTTACCGCATCCGCACCTACATTGACATCCTAAACAACAGGCAAGGCCAGTCCAGGTCGCAGAGGGTGGCTCTTCTCAAATGTGAGGATCAATAG